From Microbacterium sp. YJN-G, a single genomic window includes:
- a CDS encoding ABC transporter substrate-binding protein, translating into MTTTSPRVQEFRVRLSGLDPDDRCDPELAGLARGFVVAGRESARFLWHAEDGWRAVAMSREADDDEAASALVTVSPATLPRGITTREAQVLTLVALGLTNGEIAGRLGTRPRTVSTQVERLLGKLDQGSRAGLAAVAVDASLIVLPLPGGPVDSVSIAQAEIHHAAVTLSGRVAPRSEDAVGFTRRRSIRLGTLAPLIGAAASDGLELVRGASIAVREVNARGGIDGREIEHLIEEVDLFDGSTVTTAIERLTAAGVDAVHTNYVTAEHPAALALLADYGRPFLHTATLESQVALVRDDPARYGMMFQTCPSEEYYRLGFATFLRELVREGHWSPAGRSVVALEADSATSRVADDTLRDLLSDAGWQLEHTIRTPLHAPKWARIAAEIESRDPDVLLISHFLPDVAELQRLLAAHGFRGLVYYVYAASIPRFQTVAGASSEGIVWSTVTGRYDDAMGERFQRRFALRYGDPPGWSQASAAYDQVMLLAGAWAGVRSADPMRTIEHLRTTISRGLNGVYFLGGPGQAALCYPYETEDSSLGQALLIYQVQNGTPIALSPAPKGDLRRFTPPARPRGR; encoded by the coding sequence ATGACGACGACTTCTCCGCGGGTGCAGGAGTTCCGAGTGCGACTCTCGGGTCTGGATCCCGATGACCGATGCGACCCCGAGCTCGCCGGGCTGGCTCGCGGGTTCGTCGTCGCGGGCCGTGAGAGTGCCCGCTTCCTGTGGCACGCCGAGGACGGCTGGCGCGCTGTCGCGATGAGCCGCGAGGCTGACGATGACGAGGCCGCCTCCGCCCTGGTCACCGTGTCACCCGCGACACTGCCGCGCGGCATCACGACTCGTGAGGCGCAGGTGCTCACGCTGGTGGCGCTCGGCTTGACCAACGGTGAGATCGCGGGCCGGCTCGGCACGCGCCCGCGCACCGTGTCGACCCAGGTCGAACGCCTGCTCGGCAAGCTGGACCAGGGCAGCCGCGCGGGTCTCGCCGCGGTGGCCGTCGACGCCTCGCTGATCGTGCTCCCCCTTCCTGGCGGCCCGGTCGACTCGGTGTCGATCGCGCAGGCCGAGATCCACCACGCGGCCGTGACCCTGTCGGGGCGGGTCGCCCCGCGCAGCGAGGATGCCGTCGGGTTCACCCGGCGCCGATCGATCAGGCTCGGTACGCTCGCACCGCTCATCGGCGCCGCTGCCTCGGACGGCCTGGAGCTCGTGCGCGGTGCGTCGATCGCGGTCCGCGAGGTCAACGCGCGGGGCGGGATCGACGGACGCGAGATCGAGCACCTCATCGAGGAGGTCGACCTGTTCGACGGCAGCACCGTGACGACGGCGATCGAACGACTCACCGCAGCGGGCGTCGACGCGGTGCACACGAACTACGTCACCGCAGAGCATCCGGCGGCGCTCGCGCTGCTCGCCGACTACGGCCGACCCTTCCTGCACACCGCGACGCTCGAGTCGCAGGTCGCCCTCGTGCGTGACGACCCGGCCCGCTACGGGATGATGTTCCAGACCTGCCCCTCGGAGGAGTACTACCGGCTGGGGTTCGCCACGTTCCTGCGGGAACTCGTGCGAGAAGGGCACTGGAGTCCTGCCGGTCGCTCGGTGGTCGCGCTCGAGGCGGACAGCGCGACCAGCCGCGTCGCGGACGACACGCTGCGCGATCTGCTCTCGGACGCGGGCTGGCAGCTCGAGCACACCATCCGCACGCCTCTGCACGCTCCGAAGTGGGCCCGGATCGCCGCCGAGATCGAGAGCCGCGATCCGGACGTGCTGCTCATCTCGCACTTCCTGCCCGACGTGGCCGAACTGCAGCGACTGCTCGCCGCGCACGGATTTCGCGGCCTGGTCTACTACGTCTACGCCGCCTCGATCCCGCGTTTCCAGACTGTCGCCGGCGCGTCGTCCGAGGGCATCGTCTGGTCGACCGTGACCGGCCGGTACGACGACGCGATGGGCGAGCGGTTCCAGCGCCGTTTCGCCCTGCGCTACGGCGACCCGCCGGGCTGGTCGCAGGCGAGCGCCGCGTACGACCAGGTGATGCTGCTCGCGGGCGCGTGGGCGGGTGTCCGCTCGGCCGATCCCATGCGCACGATCGAGCACCTGCGCACCACGATCAGCCGCGGCTTGAACGGGGTGTACTTCCTGGGCGGTCCTGGTCAGGCCGCGCTCTGCTACCCGTACGAGACCGAGGACTCCTCACTGGGCCAGGCGCTGCTGATCTACCAGGTGCAGAACGGCACGCCGATCGCGCTCTCGCCCGCGCCGAAGGGCGATCTGCGGCGATTCACACCACCGGCACGTCCGCGCGGCCGCTGA
- a CDS encoding APC family permease: MTISDVPAPPLRRILGLGATVTFGLAYMIPLTVFTTLGIANVMTRGNLVAAYAITLVAMLFTAFSYATMVRRFPVAGSAYAFSRRAFGPHVGLLAGWALMLDYLLLPMVTYLVIGIYLNAAFPAIPMWVFFLAALVLVTVLNVIGIRLLSRVNIALLAVQFVFIAVFIVMAASGLSGAAIPSFTEVFLNDQANLSLILSGSALLCFSFLGFDAVSTLSEETRAPERTIPRAILIVTLGGGVLFMLLSAVSNFVMPDFESYTSADAASLDVMQAAGGAFLSAFFTAAYVAGCFASVLASQATVARILYAMGRDRLLPSAVFAFVHPRFRTPTGAVLVVAVISLAGLALDLMTLSSLISFGALVAFSVVNLSVIKHFLIDRRERGARAILLHGVLPGVGFLLTAWLWTSLSGTALVVGLVWAALGVCYLLVITRFFRKAPPELDMRETDSLEMIAG, translated from the coding sequence ATGACGATCTCAGACGTACCCGCTCCCCCGCTTCGCCGCATCCTGGGCCTGGGCGCGACGGTGACCTTCGGTCTCGCGTACATGATCCCCCTGACGGTGTTCACCACCCTGGGGATCGCGAACGTGATGACCCGCGGCAACCTCGTCGCCGCCTATGCGATCACTCTCGTCGCGATGCTGTTCACCGCGTTCAGCTACGCGACCATGGTGCGGCGCTTTCCCGTCGCGGGCTCCGCGTACGCCTTCTCGCGCCGGGCGTTCGGTCCTCACGTCGGCCTGCTGGCCGGCTGGGCCCTGATGCTGGACTACCTGCTGCTGCCGATGGTCACCTACCTCGTGATCGGCATCTATCTGAACGCCGCGTTCCCCGCCATCCCGATGTGGGTCTTCTTCCTGGCGGCGCTGGTGCTGGTCACGGTGCTGAACGTCATCGGCATCCGGCTGCTCTCCCGGGTCAACATCGCCCTGCTGGCCGTGCAGTTCGTGTTCATCGCGGTGTTCATCGTCATGGCCGCGAGCGGCCTGAGCGGCGCGGCGATCCCGAGCTTCACCGAGGTCTTCCTCAACGACCAGGCGAACCTGTCGCTGATCCTCTCGGGCAGCGCCCTGCTGTGCTTCTCGTTCCTGGGCTTCGACGCGGTCTCCACCCTGTCCGAGGAGACCCGCGCCCCGGAGCGCACGATCCCCCGCGCCATCCTCATCGTGACGCTCGGCGGCGGCGTGCTGTTCATGCTGCTCTCTGCGGTGTCCAACTTCGTGATGCCCGACTTCGAGAGCTACACCTCGGCGGATGCGGCGTCCCTCGATGTCATGCAGGCCGCGGGCGGCGCGTTCCTCAGCGCCTTCTTCACCGCCGCCTACGTCGCGGGCTGCTTCGCGTCGGTGCTCGCATCCCAGGCGACCGTGGCGCGCATCCTCTACGCGATGGGCCGCGACCGCCTGCTGCCCAGCGCCGTGTTCGCCTTCGTGCACCCGCGGTTCCGCACCCCCACCGGCGCCGTGCTGGTCGTGGCGGTGATCTCATTGGCGGGACTGGCTCTCGATCTGATGACCCTGTCCAGCCTGATCAGCTTCGGCGCGCTCGTGGCGTTCAGCGTCGTCAACCTCTCCGTCATCAAGCACTTCCTCATCGATCGCCGTGAGCGCGGTGCCCGCGCGATCCTGCTCCACGGCGTGCTGCCGGGCGTCGGCTTCCTGCTCACCGCCTGGCTGTGGACAAGCCTCAGCGGAACGGCGCTCGTCGTCGGCCTCGTGTGGGCGGCCCTCGGCGTCTGCTACCTGCTCGTCATCACGCGCTTCTTCCGCAAGGCGCCGCCCGAGCTCGACATGCGCGAGACGGACTCGCTCGAGATGATCGCCGGATAG
- a CDS encoding fumarylacetoacetate hydrolase family protein — protein sequence MCDFTMSEQWDYEAEIAIVIGKAGKDISRADAMDHIFGYTLANDVSVRDVQRAHGGQWFKGKSIDRTMPLGPWITTRDEIDDLEGVRIQCELNGEVLQDAVVGQMAFDIPQLIEELSRGMTLDAGDVILTGTPSGIGNAREPKVFLRSGDTLTTRATGLGSLTNRIR from the coding sequence GTGTGCGACTTCACGATGAGCGAGCAGTGGGACTACGAGGCCGAGATCGCGATCGTGATCGGCAAGGCCGGCAAGGACATCTCGCGCGCGGATGCCATGGACCACATCTTCGGATACACCCTGGCCAACGACGTCTCGGTGCGCGATGTGCAGCGGGCGCACGGCGGCCAGTGGTTCAAGGGCAAGAGCATCGACCGCACCATGCCCCTCGGGCCGTGGATCACGACCCGCGACGAGATCGACGATCTTGAGGGGGTGCGCATCCAGTGCGAGCTGAACGGCGAGGTGCTGCAGGATGCCGTGGTCGGCCAGATGGCCTTCGACATCCCGCAGCTCATCGAGGAGCTCAGCCGCGGCATGACCCTCGACGCCGGCGATGTGATCCTCACCGGAACCCCGAGCGGCATCGGCAATGCACGCGAGCCCAAGGTGTTCCTGCGCTCCGGCGACACGCTGACCACGCGCGCCACGGGGCTGGGGTCGCTGACGAACCGCATACGCTAG
- a CDS encoding GntR family transcriptional regulator, with amino-acid sequence MEKYRTAPPRSSVDFVATELYMHILEGRYAPGTFIRLNDVATELGVSMMPVREAIRELASLGIVEMLPNRGAQVRELSIEDLVETYCSRLHLETLTLRLGAPKFTPEQAAAAREANAERIAAVEKGDSYAMITAHERFHFLLYEACENSWLVRALIPGWRNTARYRDLSFLSSQVRREHDAQHAEMIEAMAAHDGERAVTVLYRHLTTAAEEVAQEIAGVSVLDRLPQLEELLG; translated from the coding sequence ATGGAGAAGTACCGCACTGCGCCGCCGCGGTCGAGCGTCGATTTCGTCGCCACCGAGCTCTACATGCACATCCTCGAGGGACGCTACGCCCCGGGCACGTTCATCCGTCTCAACGACGTCGCGACCGAGCTGGGCGTGTCGATGATGCCGGTTCGCGAGGCCATTCGCGAACTGGCATCACTCGGCATCGTCGAGATGCTGCCCAACCGCGGCGCGCAGGTGCGCGAGCTGAGCATCGAGGACCTCGTCGAGACCTACTGCAGCAGGCTGCACCTGGAGACGCTGACGCTCAGGCTGGGTGCGCCGAAGTTCACGCCCGAGCAGGCCGCCGCCGCGCGCGAGGCGAACGCCGAACGCATCGCCGCGGTCGAGAAGGGCGACTCGTACGCGATGATCACCGCGCACGAGCGCTTCCACTTCCTGCTCTACGAGGCGTGCGAGAACTCCTGGCTGGTGCGCGCGCTCATCCCGGGCTGGCGCAACACCGCGCGCTATCGCGACCTGTCCTTCCTCAGCTCGCAGGTGCGGCGCGAGCACGACGCGCAGCACGCCGAGATGATCGAGGCGATGGCCGCGCACGACGGCGAGCGCGCGGTGACCGTGCTCTACCGGCACCTCACCACCGCGGCCGAGGAGGTCGCACAGGAGATCGCCGGCGTCTCGGTGCTCGATCGTCTGCCGCAGCTCGAGGAGCTGCTCGGCTAG
- a CDS encoding amidohydrolase family protein produces the protein MRQTILSTSRLLALLAWYAARPELLRHGLLDILSSDYVPASPPQAVFALFARGDVTLPQGSALVSANAARAVGLDDRGVIEKGLRADLVRVRAHQMDAAAHHPSGAPVPVVRGVWREGVRVA, from the coding sequence GTGCGTCAGACGATCCTGTCCACATCGCGGCTCCTCGCCCTCCTGGCCTGGTACGCCGCGCGACCCGAGCTGCTGCGGCACGGGCTGCTCGACATCCTCTCCAGCGACTATGTGCCCGCCAGCCCGCCGCAGGCCGTGTTCGCGCTCTTCGCCCGCGGCGACGTGACGCTGCCGCAGGGCTCGGCGCTGGTCAGCGCCAACGCCGCCCGCGCCGTGGGGCTCGACGACCGCGGTGTGATCGAGAAGGGCCTGCGCGCCGATCTGGTGCGGGTGCGTGCGCACCAGATGGATGCCGCCGCTCACCACCCGTCGGGTGCCCCCGTGCCGGTCGTGCGCGGCGTGTGGCGCGAGGGTGTGCGGGTGGCATGA
- a CDS encoding MurR/RpiR family transcriptional regulator → MWTGSSDAPPTARIAMLAPSLQPSERRVAEAIAADVEAAIERTAQEVARVVGVGRASVVRTAQSLDYEGYPQLRVALAREVALNSSTADDEVDGSMLGMLRGAVDRFAGRLSHTVSALTEENLQDFVRVLDESERVLVAANGLSAPLGLDLAMRLCLWAARWSTCPTRSRSRSPPAGSAPVRPAWSSRARERAGRRSR, encoded by the coding sequence ATGTGGACAGGATCGTCTGACGCACCGCCCACCGCGCGCATCGCCATGCTCGCACCGTCGCTGCAGCCCAGCGAGCGCCGCGTCGCCGAGGCGATAGCCGCCGACGTCGAGGCGGCGATCGAGCGCACCGCTCAGGAGGTGGCGCGCGTGGTGGGCGTGGGACGGGCCAGTGTGGTCCGCACGGCGCAGTCGCTCGATTACGAGGGCTACCCGCAGCTGCGTGTCGCCCTCGCCCGCGAGGTGGCGCTGAACTCGTCGACCGCCGACGACGAGGTGGACGGCTCGATGCTCGGGATGCTGCGCGGCGCGGTCGACCGGTTCGCGGGGCGCCTGAGCCACACGGTGTCGGCGCTGACCGAAGAGAACCTGCAGGACTTCGTGCGGGTGCTCGACGAGTCGGAGCGAGTGCTCGTCGCCGCGAACGGGCTGTCCGCGCCGCTCGGGCTCGACCTGGCGATGCGCCTGTGTCTGTGGGCCGCCCGGTGGAGCACCTGCCCGACACGCTCGCGCAGCAGATCGCCGCCGGCAGGCTCGGCGCCGGTTCGGCCTGCCTGGTCGTCTCGGGCTCGGGAGCGAGCCGGGCGTCGATCGAGGTGA
- a CDS encoding MurR/RpiR family transcriptional regulator: MEHLPDTLAQQIAAGRLGAGSACLVVSGSGASRASIEVITAARDSGATVLLITSFPHSPAARLADISLVVAPISDSFSDELVHTSRAALMLVVETVVSLLAARRGASAREAQAASLSAISRSLSE; the protein is encoded by the coding sequence GTGGAGCACCTGCCCGACACGCTCGCGCAGCAGATCGCCGCCGGCAGGCTCGGCGCCGGTTCGGCCTGCCTGGTCGTCTCGGGCTCGGGAGCGAGCCGGGCGTCGATCGAGGTGATCACTGCGGCGCGCGACAGCGGAGCGACCGTGCTGCTGATCACGTCCTTCCCGCACTCCCCCGCCGCGCGCCTGGCCGACATCTCGCTCGTGGTGGCGCCGATCAGCGATTCGTTCAGCGACGAGCTCGTGCACACCTCGCGCGCCGCGCTGATGCTCGTCGTCGAGACGGTGGTCTCGCTGCTCGCGGCACGGCGAGGGGCGAGCGCCCGCGAGGCGCAGGCGGCGTCGCTCTCGGCGATCAGCCGGTCGCTCTCGGAGTGA
- a CDS encoding SHOCT domain-containing protein, which yields MMWDYGYSRWMWIPGLLLTILIIAGIVLLIILLVRSTGSSGRVGGGGGAGFGGAVGGGTDEARRILETRLARGEITPQEFRDLLAALLEGRGGAG from the coding sequence ATGATGTGGGATTACGGATATTCGCGGTGGATGTGGATTCCGGGGCTGCTGCTGACGATTCTCATCATCGCCGGGATCGTGCTGCTCATCATCCTGCTGGTGCGCTCGACCGGGTCGTCCGGCCGGGTCGGCGGGGGCGGCGGTGCGGGCTTCGGGGGTGCCGTGGGAGGGGGTACTGACGAGGCACGACGCATCCTCGAGACGCGGCTCGCGCGGGGCGAGATCACGCCGCAGGAGTTCCGCGACCTGCTCGCCGCCCTGCTGGAAGGGCGCGGCGGAGCCGGATGA
- a CDS encoding serine/threonine-protein kinase, with protein MESAGAGHPAALLDGRYALGECIGEGGMARVYRAEDAFLGRTVAIKLIRPGIDGASSERAHSEMRVLASLNHPSLVTLFDAHLVPGQPEYLVMELVEGPSLADRLASGGALTSEEAAQLGAELAEALHVVHTAGVVHRDIKPSNVLLSPAEGRAPR; from the coding sequence ATGGAGAGTGCCGGAGCCGGGCATCCGGCAGCGCTGCTCGACGGCCGGTATGCGCTGGGCGAGTGCATCGGCGAGGGCGGCATGGCACGCGTCTATCGCGCGGAGGATGCGTTCCTCGGCAGGACCGTGGCCATCAAGCTCATCCGCCCCGGCATCGACGGAGCCTCGTCCGAGCGCGCCCACAGCGAGATGAGGGTGCTCGCCTCGCTCAACCATCCGTCGCTGGTCACCCTCTTCGACGCGCACCTCGTTCCCGGCCAGCCCGAGTACCTCGTGATGGAGCTCGTCGAGGGCCCCTCGCTGGCGGACCGGCTGGCTTCGGGTGGGGCTCTCACCTCCGAAGAGGCGGCGCAGCTCGGGGCCGAGCTCGCCGAGGCGCTGCACGTCGTGCACACCGCCGGGGTCGTGCACCGCGACATCAAGCCGTCCAACGTGCTGCTGAGCCCGGCGGAAGGCCGCGCGCCCCGATGA
- a CDS encoding DUF998 domain-containing protein, whose protein sequence is MSALPAAEAKPGIRTAAKSRALLGALAVTGPLWAAVSLIQAFTRPGFDLSRHPLSMLSLGDLGWLQIANFIVAGALAIIGARGLPPGSAARWTA, encoded by the coding sequence ATGTCCGCACTGCCCGCCGCCGAGGCGAAGCCCGGCATCCGCACCGCTGCGAAGTCCCGTGCCCTGCTGGGCGCGCTCGCCGTCACGGGTCCGCTCTGGGCCGCCGTCTCGCTCATCCAGGCGTTCACGCGCCCCGGCTTCGACCTCAGCCGTCATCCCCTCAGCATGCTGTCGCTCGGCGACCTCGGCTGGCTGCAGATCGCAAACTTCATCGTGGCGGGAGCGCTCGCCATCATCGGGGCGCGCGGCCTTCCGCCGGGCTCAGCAGCACGTTGGACGGCTTGA
- a CDS encoding DUF222 domain-containing protein, producing MTNTEILVEGEPVHLLLDALQALRETESDVEGMVQFEGQLSGDSGAALAHALGRIKAELQAADMRSFLPGGSRTTRTDGQRGADALILLIERLGNALDPRPSHA from the coding sequence ATGACGAACACAGAAATCCTTGTCGAAGGCGAGCCCGTCCATCTGCTGCTCGACGCTTTGCAGGCGTTGCGAGAAACTGAGAGCGACGTGGAGGGCATGGTTCAGTTCGAGGGACAGCTGTCCGGCGATTCCGGCGCCGCTCTCGCCCACGCGCTCGGCCGGATCAAGGCCGAGCTTCAGGCTGCCGACATGCGAAGTTTCCTGCCTGGTGGATCCCGGACGACGCGAACAGATGGGCAGCGCGGCGCCGACGCTCTGATCCTGCTGATCGAACGGCTCGGGAACGCACTGGACCCTCGACCTTCCCACGCCTGA
- a CDS encoding sugar nucleotide-binding protein yields MSTPHDRSRDRRVPGRTLLVGCGRLGMGLGQRLLADGSEVIAIRRSAAALPAGFTAITDDLRVAGTRELPACDSVVITLPPDAESRDGRDIYTAALTHLAAALPARPERVVFVSSTRVFEGRAGDAALSETDAPAPVSPRACALLAGEELAVGLFGASIVRPAGIYGPGRGSLIRRVREHTPVDHSRRTNRIHETDLIGALHAVLRAGSAPALLHAVDQRPARLGEVVTFIADRLGVDPPPRAVPESGGGTVLEGRLLLEFAGSLRYPTFREGYEEVLAART; encoded by the coding sequence GTGAGCACACCGCACGACCGGAGCCGCGATCGACGGGTGCCCGGGCGCACCCTGCTCGTCGGCTGCGGAAGACTCGGGATGGGCCTGGGGCAGCGGCTGCTCGCCGACGGCAGCGAGGTCATCGCGATCCGCCGAAGCGCCGCAGCGCTTCCCGCCGGATTCACGGCGATCACCGACGACCTGCGCGTCGCCGGCACCCGCGAGCTGCCCGCCTGCGACTCGGTCGTGATCACGCTGCCGCCGGATGCCGAATCGCGCGACGGCCGCGACATCTACACCGCCGCGCTGACCCATCTCGCCGCCGCGCTGCCCGCACGCCCCGAACGGGTCGTGTTCGTCTCGTCGACACGCGTGTTCGAGGGACGCGCCGGCGACGCCGCGCTCAGCGAGACGGACGCCCCGGCCCCCGTGAGCCCGCGCGCGTGTGCGCTCCTGGCGGGTGAGGAGCTCGCGGTCGGACTGTTCGGCGCCAGCATCGTCCGGCCCGCCGGTATCTACGGCCCGGGCCGCGGCTCGCTCATCCGCCGCGTGCGCGAGCACACCCCGGTCGACCACTCGCGGCGCACGAACCGCATCCACGAAACCGACCTCATCGGCGCACTGCACGCCGTGCTGCGCGCCGGGTCGGCGCCCGCGCTGCTGCACGCGGTCGATCAGCGGCCCGCCCGCCTGGGCGAGGTCGTGACGTTCATCGCTGACCGCCTCGGCGTTGACCCGCCTCCTCGTGCAGTGCCGGAATCGGGCGGTGGCACCGTGCTCGAGGGACGTCTGCTGCTCGAGTTCGCCGGCTCGTTGAGATACCCGACGTTCCGCGAGGGGTACGAGGAGGTGCTCGCCGCCCGGACCTGA
- a CDS encoding S8 family peptidase, with translation MNCRRTIGALSAGALAVGLMGLAAPPALASGPETTYLVLAPQGASTQAAAQRVASAGGDVVAAYDQIGVLVAASDRADFESRVVGAGVQSVAATTGLGTTLIDDAVIETVDSATIDATGDPAGEPLWSYQWDMEQIDVPAAHAVTTGDSSVVVGVLDSGIDATHPDLATQVAKDQSASCLGGVADTSEAAWSPTTSSHGTHVAGTIAAAINGVGIAGVAPGAKVASVKVVNDDGFIYPEAAICGYLWAADHGMPITNNSYFIDPWEFNCVNDPRQRPVWLAVQRALQYSSAKGTLTIASAGNSNVDLQHKFVDSGSPNDGSSPVEDRTINGACRDLPAEAPGVVTVSAVGPTAQKSYYSSYGQGVVDVTAPGGDTRFRTGGATSTLTDAVLSTVPGGWGWAQGTSMAGPHAAGVAALALSAHPDMNPGQLASFLERTATSIPCPDGVYEPRPGWPATCTGGERNGFYGAGNVNAFNVVK, from the coding sequence ATGAACTGTCGCAGGACGATCGGTGCTCTCTCGGCGGGCGCGCTCGCCGTAGGGCTCATGGGGCTCGCCGCGCCGCCGGCGCTGGCATCCGGGCCGGAGACGACGTATCTCGTACTCGCGCCGCAGGGCGCCAGCACCCAGGCCGCCGCTCAGCGCGTCGCCTCCGCGGGTGGCGACGTGGTCGCCGCCTATGACCAGATCGGCGTGCTCGTCGCAGCGTCCGACAGGGCCGACTTCGAGTCACGTGTCGTCGGCGCCGGCGTGCAGTCCGTGGCCGCGACCACGGGACTCGGCACCACGCTCATCGATGACGCGGTGATCGAGACGGTCGACTCCGCCACGATCGATGCCACCGGGGACCCGGCCGGCGAGCCGCTCTGGAGCTACCAGTGGGACATGGAGCAGATCGACGTTCCCGCAGCCCACGCCGTGACGACGGGTGATTCCTCGGTCGTCGTCGGCGTGCTCGACTCGGGCATCGACGCGACCCACCCCGACCTCGCGACGCAGGTCGCGAAGGATCAGAGCGCTTCGTGCCTCGGCGGTGTCGCCGACACGAGCGAGGCCGCGTGGAGCCCGACGACGTCGTCGCACGGCACCCACGTCGCCGGCACGATCGCCGCGGCGATCAACGGCGTCGGCATCGCCGGTGTCGCGCCCGGCGCCAAGGTCGCGTCGGTGAAGGTCGTGAACGATGACGGCTTCATCTACCCCGAAGCCGCGATCTGCGGGTACCTCTGGGCCGCCGACCACGGGATGCCGATCACGAACAACAGTTACTTCATCGACCCGTGGGAGTTCAACTGCGTGAACGACCCGCGGCAGCGGCCGGTCTGGCTGGCCGTGCAGCGCGCGCTGCAGTATTCGTCCGCCAAGGGCACTCTGACGATCGCGTCGGCGGGCAACAGCAACGTCGACCTGCAGCACAAGTTCGTCGACTCGGGAAGCCCCAACGACGGCAGCTCCCCCGTCGAGGACCGCACGATCAACGGCGCCTGCCGTGATCTGCCGGCCGAGGCTCCCGGCGTCGTGACCGTCTCGGCGGTCGGTCCGACCGCGCAGAAGAGCTACTACTCCTCCTACGGTCAGGGCGTGGTGGACGTGACGGCTCCCGGCGGCGACACCCGTTTCCGCACCGGCGGCGCCACCTCGACCCTCACGGATGCCGTCCTCTCGACGGTGCCCGGCGGCTGGGGCTGGGCGCAGGGCACCTCGATGGCGGGCCCGCACGCGGCCGGCGTCGCCGCGCTCGCCCTGTCGGCGCACCCGGACATGAACCCGGGTCAGCTCGCCTCGTTCCTCGAGCGCACGGCGACGTCGATCCCCTGCCCCGACGGCGTCTACGAGCCGCGCCCCGGATGGCCGGCAACGTGCACCGGCGGTGAGCGCAACGGGTTCTACGGCGCGGGGAACGTCAACGCGTTCAACGTCGTGAAGTGA